The Brevundimonas sp. SORGH_AS_0993 genome segment CGCCAGCCGAGGTTTCACCCGCCCGACCTGGATGACCTTCCGTCAGGCCCTCGCGCTCGGCGGCTGCGTTCGCAGGGGGCAGCGCGGAGCCACCGTCGTCTACGCCAACCAGCTGGTGAGAACCGAGGCGGATGACGCCGGCGAGGACGTCGAGCGACGCATCCCGTTCCTCAAGGCCTATACGGTGTTCAACGTCGATCAGATCGAGGGATTGCCGTGTACGACGCCTGACGAAGGGAGGCCCGCCCTCAACCCGGATGAGCGCATCCAACGGATCGACGCCTTCTTCAGCCGGTGCGAGGCCGATGTCCGTCACGGCGGAGGCTGCGCCTACTACGCACCCGGGCCCGACTATGTGCAGATGCCGCCTTTCGAGACCTTCAAGGACGCCGACAGCTACTACGCCACTCTCGGGCATGAGATGACCCATTGGACCCGCCATCCGTCCCGACTTGACCGGGACCTTGGTCGCCAACGTCACGGCGACGCCGGCTACGCCCGCGAGGAACTCGTAGCCGAACTTGGCGCGGCCTTCCTGTGCGCGGACCTGGGTCTGGCGCTGGAACCGCGGGAGGACCATGCCGCCTACATCGGCTCGTGGCTGAAGGTGCTCCGCGACGACAAGCGGTTCATCGTGTCTGCGGCGGCGCATTCGCAGAAGGCCGTCGCGTGGCTGCACGACCTGCAGACCTGACGCTCCCCGCTGGCGTCGCGACGTCGCGCGGCGCCAGCGCCTTTCGTCTGCCTTGGCCATTCCCATATGCAGGGAAAGACGGCGGCGACTCGGAGCGCCGGTCGTTGTTCAGGGGAGACATTATGACTGATCGCTTCCAAAGCGCGCTTCGGCAAAAGCCCGCGACACCCGGCAAGAGCGTGACCGCGACAATTCATGAAGAAGAGACGCGGCTGAAGGACGCCGAGAAGGTGAAGACTTTCTTGGTGACCTATCGGATCAGCAAGGTCGATGTGCCCGGGAAGGGGGGCTACGACAAACGCCGGGACGCCGTCCTTGAGCGCATCGAGGCTCTCGACGGGCAGCGGTTCCACCTCTCGACATCGGCTTGGAAGATCAAAAGTCGTCGGGATAAGAGCGCGCTCGTCGTCCTGCTGAGCAAGCCGCTCGACGTGAAGGTGGACTTCGTGTCTGTTACCCAGGTCGGGCCGACGGCGACGTTTGGCGACGCCGAGCTCGAGGACTGACATGATCGAGCCCCCGAAAGAGAATGTGGATCGGGCGCTGTGGCGCGCCGTGGCCGAAGCCGCGACGCAGTTCACGCCGGTCACCGCCGCGCTCGCCCGCCTCTACCAAACCACGCACCCATCCCAGTTCCAGAAGGACGTCGAGCGGTGGCACGAAGTGGTGAGCGACACCGCCAACGATCATGAGGCGCGGCTGCAGACGCTGGAGGCCGCGCACCAGCCGAAGCTCAAGTTGTCGCCCGACGCGACGGCGCTGGCGCTTTGGCTCGCGGAGACTTCGGCCTACGGCTTGGAGGATCCCATCGGTTTCGACGCTGTTTCAGCGGCCTTCCCGGAGGCCGCCAAGCGCGATCTTGAGGACGCCGCCGCCGAGCTCGCGTCATTCGGCCTGGTCAAAACGTCGGCCGCGTTCGGGCATCCCGTACGCCTCGTTCGCCCGCTGTCGAACCTGTTCGCGTTGTTCGATCCCCTCGTCAAAGGGGTGTCCCCGCAAGACGATGCAGCGATCTTGGCCGCCAAAGCTCTCGAGTTGGACAGCGGAAACGTGCCCGGCCTGATGGAAGCCCTCGGGTGGGATGCGCGGCGGCTGAACCCGGCGCTCATGCTGCTCATGTCAGTGATCCCGGGGCCCATCAGCCAGGAGATCTCGAGGGATCTGGCGACGCGGTTCTTCGCGATGACGCCGGATACGCGGGTGGCGCTGAAGCGTCTGCGCTCCGAACCCTAACGTTCACAGAGCAGCTTCGGCGAGAGCGTCTCCGCCCGGCTGGGGCGCCCTTCAGGGCGGCGGGCGAGCGGGCGCGGAGCGGACGCCGAGGGGAGGGCGGACAGCACCGGAGGCCTACGGGGCGAAGGGGATGACGGTCTAGGGCAGGATAGGCTTTGCGCCGGCAATGTCTGACACACCCGCTCTCCCATGGACCGCCTTACCCTCCGCGTTTCGCCCGATCTGATCCGCCGGTTCGACGCCGCCGCGGCCCTCCAGGGCGGACGCTCGCGGCTTCTCCGGCGGCTCATGGACGGCGCGGCTCAGGCGGCTCTTCCCGCGCCGGAGGATGCACCGGTGGCGGTGCGGTCGGGCAAGCTGACCCTGCGTCTTGGCGAAGCGGACCTGCGTCTCCTGGAGCACGAGGCGGCCGCGGCAGGCCTGTCGCGAACCCAGTGGAGCGTGGCGCTCATCCGTCGGCGTCTGCACGATCGGCCGCAGTTCAGCCGGCCCGAGGCTCTGGCCCTGATCGAGGCGCGCCGCGAGCTCCGGCGGATCGGTGTGAACATCAACCAGATCGCCCGCGCGCTGAACACGGCGGTGATGGAGGGCACGGTGCTGGATCTGGAGCTGGGGCAACTCGGCGCCTTTCAGGCCGAGATCTCGGCCTGGGTCGAGGCGCTCGGTGAGGCCTTCGAGGGTAATCTCGCCTATTGGACGCCGACGGCGTGACCGACTTCCGGCCGTCGCGCGGGTTCGAGGAGGTGCTGCGTCCACCCGTCGAGATCCGACGCGCCCGGATCACGCCCGCGGTGCTGCGTCCGTCTAGCGGGGAGGGCGGCGATCCGTCCGCGCGGTTCGCGCGGGTGGCGCGCCGCGTACCCGAGGTGATGGTGAAGATCACCGGGCGGACGCGGGACGGCGCCCACCTGATGGCGCACCTGGACTACATCAGCCGCAACGGCGCCCTGGCGCTGGAAGGACTCGATGGAGAGCGGCTGGACGGCCGCGAGCCGATCCGTGACCTTGCACGCGACTGGGCCGAGGACTTCGCCCTCGAACCGGGACGCCGGCGGGACGCGTCGATCACCCTGTCGATCGTGCTGAGCATGCCGGCCGGGACCGACGCGGTCCGCCTGCACGACGCCGCGCGGGCGTTTGCGGCCGGGACATTCGGCGAGCGCTTTCCCTATGTCTTCGCCCTGCATGATGAAGGCCGACATCCCCACGTCCATCTGACGGTGCGAAGGCTCGGACGGGATGGCGAGCGGCTGAACCCTCGAAAGGCGGACCTGCAGGTCTGGCGGGAAGGCTTCGCGCGCGCCCTTCGCGACCGGTCGATCGAGGCCGAGGCGACGCCGCGCCGGACGCGGGGCGTGACCCGCAAGGCCGAGCGGACGCCGATCCGCAAGATGCGGGAGCGTTTCATGGCGGGGCGGGGAGCTCTGCCTGAGGTGCTCGCCGCCGGCTATCGGGCGGCGCTCACGCCGGGCGGTGGCGAAGCGCCCTGGCTTGGCGCGATCCGGACCCGTGAGCTGGCGATCCGGCGGGTCCTGGTGGCCGAAGCGGTGCGCCTGTCGCGATCGGAACGATCGCACGATCGCGCGCTTGCGGCCCTGGTGGAACGGTTCGTGCGGGACAGGCCGGCCCCGATGACGCGGGATGAGGAACTCAGAGAGCGGCAGGGAAGACGACATCATGCCGATCGGACGCGGGACCGGTAGGGAGGCGGCAAGATCGTCGCATTTGCGGAGTGTCAGAAACTATCCTATATTTCTGACACAGAGGTTTTGATGCAAATACTCGCCGATCAAATCATGGAGCGCGCCTCGACGCTGCCGGAAGGCGCGCCGATCGTCGCCAAGTCGCTGCTGCACCTGGGCAGCCGCGCAGCGGTGGACCAGGCCCTGTCGCGGCTGGTTCGCCGGGGTCGGCTCCTGCGCGCCGGTCGGGGCGTCTACATGCGTCCGCTGGAAAGCCGCTTCGGCTCCCGCACACCGTCCGTCGAGAAGGTGGTGCGCGCCGTCAGCGAACAGCGCGGCGAGGTCGTCGCCTCCAATGGCGCGGCGGCGGCCAACGCCCTGGGCCTGACCACTCAGGTGCCGATCCGCTTGGTCTATCTGACCAACGGGAAGAGCCGCACCTTCAGCGTCGGTAAGCAGACGGTGGAGTTCCAGCACGCGCCCGCATGGCAGCTGCTCCTGGCCGATCGTCCCGCTGGCGAGGCGGTTCGCGCCCTGGCCTGGCTCGGGCCGGAGAAGGCCGGAACCGCGCTCGAAACCCTGAAGCGCAAGCTGGGGCCTTCGGCGTTCAGGGAACTGGTCTCGGTCGGTCCGCGTCTGCCGACGTGGCTGGCGCGTTCGGTGAGCCAGGCGGCGCATGTCTGACGTCTTCCTGCAGCTGTCCGCCGAGGACCGGATCGAGGCGCTTGCGGCGGCGGCGGCCGAGTCCGGCCGTCCCGCGCATTTGCTGGAGAAGGACGTCTGGGTCGTGTGGGCGCTTCGGGCCCTGTTCGAGGCGCCGCTGGGCGAGGCGCTGGTCTTCAAGGGCGGCACGTCTCTGTCCAAGGCCTATGACGTCATCCAGCGCTTCTCCGAAGACATCGACCTGACCTATGATATCCGCCGCCTCCTTCCGGACCTGGCCGACGCGCCCGAAGACCCCGTGCCGGAGACGCGCGCCGAGGAGCGGCGTTGGTCCCGCGACGTTCAGCGGCTGTTGCCGATCTGGGTCGAGGTCCAGGTCCGGCCGATGCTGGAGTCGCGCATGGCCGCCGACGGCCTCGCGGCCGAGGTCCGGATCGAGGGGGCCAAGGCCTTCGTGGACTACGCCCCGACCAGTACAGGCACAGGCTATGTTTCCCCCAGCGTGATGCTTGAATTCGGCGCGCGCGCGACCGGCGAGCCGAGCGCGCCGCGTTCGGTGCTCTGCGATGCGGCCGCCCATCTGCCGGGGGTGGAGTTCCCGACGGCCACGCCGCGCGTGATGGCCGCCGAGCGGACCTTCTGGGAGAAGGCCACCGCCGCCCACGTCTATTGCGCCCAGGGCCGTTTGCGCGGGGACCGCTTCTCGCGTCACTGGTATGACCTGGCCCGCCTGGACGCCGCCGGTTTCGCCGGGACGGCGATCGCCGATCGCGCGGTGGCCGAGGCGGTCGCGCGGCACAAGACGATGTTCTTCCGAGAGACCGCCGACGGGGCGGAGGTCGACTACGGTCGGGCGGTCGGGGGCGGCCTTCAGTTGAAGCCGGAAGCCGCGTCCCTGGAGGCCTTGGGCGAGGACTATCGCCGGATGGTCGAGGACGGTCTGCTCGAGGCGGACGCCGAACAGTTCGAGGACTTGATGGAGACCTGTGCGGATCTCGCCCGGCGCGCCAACGCCGCGGCGGCGGTCTGACGATGACCTACGCCGCCATCGAGCAGGAGGCGATCCTGCTGAAGGCGGTCTGGGACATGATCGACGACATGGTCAATCTGGAGATCTTCCAGTATCCGGTAACCTCCCGGCCGACCAATCTGGTGTTCGCGTCCGGCTCGCATAAGCGAGTCTTCGCAGTCCTTCTGGCCGACTTTCTGGCCCAGCCGAAACCCTCGGCCCTGCCGTTCGCCTTCGCGCCATCCGGTCAGCCTCCGCGCGAAACCGACCGGACCTATCTCTTCTATCTCGAGGCCATCGGCCGCCAGCCGCAACTCGGTCCCGACCCCTCGGGGCTGGCGTCGGCGGCTTCAGCCTTCGCTGACTGGCTGAACGCCGAATGCCACTGCCCGGCCGTCTGGCTTTCCGAACTGGATCTGTCTCTCGACCTGCGGGTCTCGCGGATCTGGCTTCTGAAGGTGGTCGGCGACGCCAACAAGCACAATTTCTCGCGGCTGGACGCGCGGGTGAAACAGATCCGCAAGATGCTCGCCCGGCACGGCCATGACGTCGATGAGGGCAGGGTCTATCGCACCCTTCCGGACTTCCAGCACTGGTTCTACACGGACGTCTTTTCCTATCACGCCAGCACCATCGCGGAGTTCCTGGACCAGATCCGGCGAGCCCTGTTCGACTATCTGTCGCCGGAGTACGCGCGGGCCTGGCAGCGCGGCGATCGGTTCGACGGCGACTACAGCTTCGACGTCCCGACGGAGATTCGCGATCCCCTGGCGCTCGGGATGTACTGGGACCTGATGAACCTGAAGCGGGGCGGCCTGGCGTTTCCGGCCTTCACGGTCTCGCCCTACCTGAAGAACCGGTTCTAGACAGGGCGCCGCTAACGCTGCCGCTCGCGTCCGCGCGCCGGTTTGCGTTCCGTCGGGCGTGGGCGGCCCGCGCGCGCCCAAGCGGCCTCGAGCAGGCGCGTCTGGATCGCGGCGTCAGGGACCAGGCGCGCCACCACGATGGCGGCCTTCGCCAAACGCTCGCCGAGCGCGTCGTGCGCCTTCGCGGCTTCGGCGTCTCGCCGGGGGGACAGACGGTCTAGGCCGGCGGCTTGGCGATCCCGCGCTCGCGGCCGGTGGCCCTGCACCTCGATTCCTAGGGCCTGGGCTTGGATCCAGACCTCGCGCCGGAAGGCCGGGTCGCCGGACACCCGAATCCGCTCCCAGCCGCGGTGGCGGGCGATCTTGAGCATGTCGATGATCGCATCCGGATAGGCCTGGCTGGAGACGAGCGACTTCCCACGGTCGCGGAACATCGGCTCGGCCGCGCGATGATCGCGGAAGAAGCGCTCCGGCCGGCCGCGGAGGTCGCGCTCGACCAGATAGCGATCAAGCACCGCCTCTGGCACATCGCCCTTGGCGGTCGAACGCCGCGACCCCGTCGGGCCCGGCGCGGGACCGAGGCGGTTGGACGGGGCGGGGTCGGGCGTCTTCACGGCTTCCGCTCCAGGACGGCCGTATCGACGACGCGGTTCAGCCAGGCGCCGACGACGTCTTCATCCGCGCCGGGCGGAGGCGGCGGCAGGCCTTCGGCGGCGAACGTGCGGGCGATGACGTCGAAATCCATGGGATCCTCCTCCGGGACAGGGGGCGATGTCGGCGCGGAGACCGGAGCCAGGTCGGGGGCGGGCCGGAGCCGGCGCTGAAAGACGCGCTCCCGGAAGTAGGCGATCTTCCGGCCCCGCACCGGCGGCAGGCCGGCCTTCAACACGATCAGGGCCGATTGCGGGAGCTGCATCAGCTCCTGGGGCAGCATCAGCGCCCGGCGCTGGTCGGAAACGGTCGTGCTGCGGCGACCGGCGCCCAGTCCCGTCGGCCGGCTGCGACTGCGGCCCTCTGTCGTATAGGCGCCGAGCCGATCGCTGAGTTCCTGGGCGATCTTGAGCTCCTTGGGCGCGAAGACGATCTCGACCCCGCAGTTGGTCATCACCTCCTCGGCCACGTCCGGGCCGTAGATGGCCCTCAGCTGGGACGGGCTCTGCAGCACCGCGAGCAGCCGCAGGCCGTAGCCGGCGACCCAGGCGAAGGCGTGGGCCAGCACCGGCGCGGGCCCGAGGCGGGCGAACTCGTCGAGCACGATCAGGGCGGTTCGGTCGGCGAGGCCGGGGAGGGCGCGGCTGTTCAGGTCCACCAGCTGCTGGAAGAGCAGCGCATAGAGCGGCTGAACCCGCAGCATGTTGTCCGGGGTGGCGCCCAGATAGAGGGTGAGGCGGCCGCCGCGCAGGTCGCGCAGATCGAAATCCGAGGCGGCGGTGGCGGCGTCGACCCGGGGATTGAGCCACAGCCCCATCCGGGTGGTGATCGACTGCCGCACCGACGCGAAGGTGTTCTCGCTGGAGCTGGTGAAGTCGGTGAGCGCCGCCACGACCGGACCAGGCAGGGGGCGACCTTCCCGGTCTCGCATCGCGACGATCCGGGGCAGTCGGGCGCGGGCGTCCCCGGCGGTCAATTGGCGGAAGATTTCGCCCAGGGTGAAGGGCCGTTCGGGCGTGGCCGCGACGTAGCCGCCGACGCCGATGAATCCGGTTCGCGCCGCCTCCGCCCAGAAGGGATCGGCTCGGTCGTGGACCGGGAACAGCATCACCGCCATGCGCTGCAGCTCGTCCAGAACGGATACCGGGTCCGTGCGATCGACATGGCCGAGCGGATTGAACCGCGCCGTGCGGCCGTCCCGCGCCAGAGGATCGAACAGATGCACGGTCTGGCCGGCCTCGGCGCGATAGCCCGCCGTGGCGAGGAAGTTCTCGCGCTTGATGTCCAGCACGACCACGGAGTCCGGCCAGGCAAGGAGGTTGGGGATGACGACACCCACGCCCTTGCCGGTGCGGGTGGGGGCATAGAGCATGACGTGCTCGGGCCCGTCGGCGATGAGGAAGCCGCCGTCGGCACGCCCCAGGACGATGCCGCGGTCGGACCGCAGTCCCGCGCGTCGCTGTTCCGATCCCGAGGCCCAGCGGGCGGCGCCGTGCAGGGGTCGGCGCCGGGAGATCAGGGTCGCCGCGACGAGGATCCCTCCGAGGAGAGCCGAGACCGAGACCCCGACGGTCAGCCAGCGCCGCACCTCGGGATCCTGGCGATAGTACCAGAACCAGCCGGGGACGCGGGCGGGATCGATGGCGCCGGAGAACTGGCCCAGGCCGACGAGGGCGATGAGGGCGGCGAGAACGGCCAGCAGGGTCACGGCGGCCAGGCTGCCGACGGCGACCGCCGCCGCCCTAGCGCCCGGGCTGGCGCTTGCGAACCGGGTCATGCCAGACCTCCGTCACGCGGAAGCGCCCATCGACCTTCTTCATCTGGATGACGACGTCGACGAGCAGATGCAGCAGGGCGCGAATGTCCTCGCGCGGCAGGTCGCGTCCGCCTTCGGATTCCCGCACCAGCAGGGTGAGCTGTTCGAAGGCCAGGGCGGCCGAATCCGCATGCACCGTGGTGATCGATCCCGGGTGCCCCGAGTTGACGTTGCGCAGATAGAAGAAGGCCGTGCCGTCGCGGAGCTCCTGCAGCAGGATGCGGTCCGGCCGCATGCGCAGGGCGCTTTCCAGAAGCTGTTTCGGGCCGATCCGGGCCAGGCCCTGACCGTCCTTGGAATAGACCAGATGGACGACGTTGCGATGCGGCACGACGAACTCGCGGGTGTCCTCGATGGTCAGCAGGCGCTCATGGTCCGGGATCAGCTCGATCAACCCCTTGGCCAGGGTCGTCTTGCCGGACCCCGTTGCGCCGGAGATCAGGATGTTGCGTCGGGCGCTGACCGCTAGGGTCAGAAAGCCGGGCCAGTCGCCGGCCTGCCGCAGACGCACCAGTTCGGCGTCGATGAGATCTGTCGTCTCCGTCTGGGCGTCGGCGACCTCATCGAAGAGACCGGCCGCCGCGAACTCCTTCAATCCCAGACGTCGCCGCGACGGCTTTCTCAGGGTCAGGGACAGGCCGCCGTCCGCAGCCACGGGCGGCAGGACGATCTGGCAGCGCACGTCGCCGGGCAGGGTGGTCGAACAGATCGGCTGCTCGGGTCCGACGTCCTGACGGGTGTAGGCCGCGGCCGCCACCGCCAGGGTGCGCAGCCAGGCCTCGGTCAGTTCAGGCGCCTCGGTCCAGCGCCAGGCCCCGTCCGCCTCGACCCCGACCTCGCCGGGCCGGTTGATGACGACTTCGGTCACGGCGGACGGCTCGAGGAGCGGGCGAAGCGGCGCGAGGTAGTGGTCCAGAACGGAGGTGTCGTCCATCAGCGCGGCCGCAGCTGATAGACCCCGGCGAAATCCAGATCCTGGGCGACGAATATCGACACCTCGGAGCCCTGGTCCTTGCGCAGCGTCGGCGGGACCTCGACCGAGCCCTGCAGGGCGACGCTCGCCGCATCGGACGGAACGCGGGCCATGGCGGAGGCGCCGTCGGTCCGGCCGGCGGCGGCGTAGACGCCGTCGTCGACGATCGAGAGCAGCAGGGCGCCGCCGAACCGGTCCCAGAAATGGGTGTCGACCACGCCGTCGAACCCTGACCGCCCCAAAGCGTCGGCTGCCGGGGAGGCCAGGGCGACGGCGACCCCGGTCGGCGTCACCGCCCGGGTCCAGAGTACGAAGAGCCGGCGACGGCCCTGTTGGAGACCGCCTCGGTATTCCCCCAGCACCCGGGTGCCGCGCTCCATCAGCACAACGGCGCCGTTGTCCGACCAGACGTCACGCGGCAGCACGCAGGTCACATAGCCGGGCGTGGTGCTGTCCAAGGCCGTTTGCAGGACGCAGGGCACGCTGGTCCCTGCGGTGACCAGCAGGTTGCGGTCGGGGAGGCGGCCGGCGCGGGTCTGGCCCACGGGCGCCAGTTGCCGCAAGCGATCGAGCGATGTCGGTTCTCCTGGCGGCGTCGGCGTCGGCGTCGGCGGGACCGGCGGCGGGACGGGTTGGCCGCCGGCCCGGCTATAGGCAAGCACGGGTGCGCGCCGGGCGCTTTCGGCCAGGACGCGTCGCTGTTCGGCCGGACTAGGGCCGGAACGGGGCGGGTTTTCAGCCCCGGGGGCGGCGTCGAGCGCTGGGATGACCTCGCCGTCGGTCAAGGTCGGCGCGTTCGGATCGGAGGCGGCCTCGCTCAGCAGAGGCGGCGCGTCGCGGCGGGCGGGCTCGAACGGCGTCGTCTGCCGGGCCGGCTCGTCGCGATGGTCCGCCTCGCGGCCTTCGGCGTCCCCGCGGTCCCAGCTGGCGATCAGGAAGACGCCGCAGCCCACAGCCAGCGCGGCCACGGTGATGACCTTGCCCTGCCGTCCGCCGAACCGCCCGGCGATCGGGGAGACGCCCCGATCGCTGGCCGCGGTGGATGGAGGCGGCGTGTCACCGGGCGGCGTGGGAGCGGGCGCGGTCATGAGCGGCCTCCGATCGGCGCCCGATCGACGGCTGGAGAGGCCGTGCCTGTGCCGACCGAAACGCCGCGGGCGTCATAGGCGTCGTTGAACAGGCACAAGACCGACCGCCCCCGCCGAAGCCGCAGCCCGCGCGTCACGCCGTGGATCACCACGAACTCGCCGCGCACGTCATAGGGAACGAGGCGCTCCGACCCGTCCTCGCCGATCTCGAACACCGCCGGCAGGGACTGCACGCCGGGGAAGCGCAGCACGGTGAAGCGTCCGTTGTCGCTGACCTCGCTCGGCTGCAGGGCGGCGTCGCCCTGCGCCGACCAGGCCAGATTGCGGGTCCCTTCGACCACGCCCCGCTCCAGCTCCAGCCCGATGAGGCGCCGCTCGACGGCCTCGGCCTGAACGGCCAACGCCCGGGCGGCCTCGGCCTCGTCGTCGACCGGGTAGCGGAACCGGAGCTGATAGGCGATCGCCGTCCGGTCGCCGGGCTCGCGGGCGACCAGTTCGAAGGCGTAGTGGCGGATCGCGCCGGCGCGCTCGGTGACGACCAGAAGATTGGTCGCCTGATGGCGTTCGCGCGGCTTGAGGAATAGCACCGACCCTTCCGCGGCCACCTCCCAGGCGACGCTGTCGCCGATGGCGGCATGGCGGATGGTTTCCTCCGGCGAGAACGCGATCTGGGTCGCCGTCCGAAACGCTCCCGTGACCCGGTAGACGGCCGCCGGATCATAGGCGAGCTCGCGGATGCGAGGATCCAGAGAGGCCTGCGCCGCGACGGGCGACGCGAGGGCGAGGCCGGCGGCCAGGGATAGGAGAGAAAAAGGGCGTCTCATCGGATGACCTCCGGATCGGCGCGATAGGACGTCACCTGGAAGCCGAGGGGGTTTCTCAGCCGGTCCGGTTCTGACATCGGCGCGCGGGTGTAGGTGAAGGCGATGGTGGCGATCCAGT includes the following:
- a CDS encoding ArdC family protein, with amino-acid sequence MSRPAAPARPDIHARITQQIITQLEAGVRPWTQPWTAAAPVSRPLRHDGTPYTGINVVLLWSEAASRGFTRPTWMTFRQALALGGCVRRGQRGATVVYANQLVRTEADDAGEDVERRIPFLKAYTVFNVDQIEGLPCTTPDEGRPALNPDERIQRIDAFFSRCEADVRHGGGCAYYAPGPDYVQMPPFETFKDADSYYATLGHEMTHWTRHPSRLDRDLGRQRHGDAGYAREELVAELGAAFLCADLGLALEPREDHAAYIGSWLKVLRDDKRFIVSAAAHSQKAVAWLHDLQT
- the virB10 gene encoding type IV secretion system protein VirB10; translation: MTAPAPTPPGDTPPPSTAASDRGVSPIAGRFGGRQGKVITVAALAVGCGVFLIASWDRGDAEGREADHRDEPARQTTPFEPARRDAPPLLSEAASDPNAPTLTDGEVIPALDAAPGAENPPRSGPSPAEQRRVLAESARRAPVLAYSRAGGQPVPPPVPPTPTPTPPGEPTSLDRLRQLAPVGQTRAGRLPDRNLLVTAGTSVPCVLQTALDSTTPGYVTCVLPRDVWSDNGAVVLMERGTRVLGEYRGGLQQGRRRLFVLWTRAVTPTGVAVALASPAADALGRSGFDGVVDTHFWDRFGGALLLSIVDDGVYAAAGRTDGASAMARVPSDAASVALQGSVEVPPTLRKDQGSEVSIFVAQDLDFAGVYQLRPR
- a CDS encoding nucleotidyl transferase AbiEii/AbiGii toxin family protein encodes the protein MSDVFLQLSAEDRIEALAAAAAESGRPAHLLEKDVWVVWALRALFEAPLGEALVFKGGTSLSKAYDVIQRFSEDIDLTYDIRRLLPDLADAPEDPVPETRAEERRWSRDVQRLLPIWVEVQVRPMLESRMAADGLAAEVRIEGAKAFVDYAPTSTGTGYVSPSVMLEFGARATGEPSAPRSVLCDAAAHLPGVEFPTATPRVMAAERTFWEKATAAHVYCAQGRLRGDRFSRHWYDLARLDAAGFAGTAIADRAVAEAVARHKTMFFRETADGAEVDYGRAVGGGLQLKPEAASLEALGEDYRRMVEDGLLEADAEQFEDLMETCADLARRANAAAAV
- the virB11 gene encoding P-type DNA transfer ATPase VirB11, which produces MDDTSVLDHYLAPLRPLLEPSAVTEVVINRPGEVGVEADGAWRWTEAPELTEAWLRTLAVAAAAYTRQDVGPEQPICSTTLPGDVRCQIVLPPVAADGGLSLTLRKPSRRRLGLKEFAAAGLFDEVADAQTETTDLIDAELVRLRQAGDWPGFLTLAVSARRNILISGATGSGKTTLAKGLIELIPDHERLLTIEDTREFVVPHRNVVHLVYSKDGQGLARIGPKQLLESALRMRPDRILLQELRDGTAFFYLRNVNSGHPGSITTVHADSAALAFEQLTLLVRESEGGRDLPREDIRALLHLLVDVVIQMKKVDGRFRVTEVWHDPVRKRQPGR
- a CDS encoding DUF6088 family protein; translated protein: MQILADQIMERASTLPEGAPIVAKSLLHLGSRAAVDQALSRLVRRGRLLRAGRGVYMRPLESRFGSRTPSVEKVVRAVSEQRGEVVASNGAAAANALGLTTQVPIRLVYLTNGKSRTFSVGKQTVEFQHAPAWQLLLADRPAGEAVRALAWLGPEKAGTALETLKRKLGPSAFRELVSVGPRLPTWLARSVSQAAHV
- a CDS encoding type IV secretory system conjugative DNA transfer family protein, with product MTRFASASPGARAAAVAVGSLAAVTLLAVLAALIALVGLGQFSGAIDPARVPGWFWYYRQDPEVRRWLTVGVSVSALLGGILVAATLISRRRPLHGAARWASGSEQRRAGLRSDRGIVLGRADGGFLIADGPEHVMLYAPTRTGKGVGVVIPNLLAWPDSVVVLDIKRENFLATAGYRAEAGQTVHLFDPLARDGRTARFNPLGHVDRTDPVSVLDELQRMAVMLFPVHDRADPFWAEAARTGFIGVGGYVAATPERPFTLGEIFRQLTAGDARARLPRIVAMRDREGRPLPGPVVAALTDFTSSSENTFASVRQSITTRMGLWLNPRVDAATAASDFDLRDLRGGRLTLYLGATPDNMLRVQPLYALLFQQLVDLNSRALPGLADRTALIVLDEFARLGPAPVLAHAFAWVAGYGLRLLAVLQSPSQLRAIYGPDVAEEVMTNCGVEIVFAPKELKIAQELSDRLGAYTTEGRSRSRPTGLGAGRRSTTVSDQRRALMLPQELMQLPQSALIVLKAGLPPVRGRKIAYFRERVFQRRLRPAPDLAPVSAPTSPPVPEEDPMDFDVIARTFAAEGLPPPPPGADEDVVGAWLNRVVDTAVLERKP
- a CDS encoding LPD7 domain-containing protein yields the protein MKTPDPAPSNRLGPAPGPTGSRRSTAKGDVPEAVLDRYLVERDLRGRPERFFRDHRAAEPMFRDRGKSLVSSQAYPDAIIDMLKIARHRGWERIRVSGDPAFRREVWIQAQALGIEVQGHRPRARDRQAAGLDRLSPRRDAEAAKAHDALGERLAKAAIVVARLVPDAAIQTRLLEAAWARAGRPRPTERKPARGRERQR
- a CDS encoding TrbG/VirB9 family P-type conjugative transfer protein, producing MRRPFSLLSLAAGLALASPVAAQASLDPRIRELAYDPAAVYRVTGAFRTATQIAFSPEETIRHAAIGDSVAWEVAAEGSVLFLKPRERHQATNLLVVTERAGAIRHYAFELVAREPGDRTAIAYQLRFRYPVDDEAEAARALAVQAEAVERRLIGLELERGVVEGTRNLAWSAQGDAALQPSEVSDNGRFTVLRFPGVQSLPAVFEIGEDGSERLVPYDVRGEFVVIHGVTRGLRLRRGRSVLCLFNDAYDARGVSVGTGTASPAVDRAPIGGRS
- a CDS encoding relaxase/mobilization nuclease domain-containing protein, giving the protein MTDFRPSRGFEEVLRPPVEIRRARITPAVLRPSSGEGGDPSARFARVARRVPEVMVKITGRTRDGAHLMAHLDYISRNGALALEGLDGERLDGREPIRDLARDWAEDFALEPGRRRDASITLSIVLSMPAGTDAVRLHDAARAFAAGTFGERFPYVFALHDEGRHPHVHLTVRRLGRDGERLNPRKADLQVWREGFARALRDRSIEAEATPRRTRGVTRKAERTPIRKMRERFMAGRGALPEVLAAGYRAALTPGGGEAPWLGAIRTRELAIRRVLVAEAVRLSRSERSHDRALAALVERFVRDRPAPMTRDEELRERQGRRHHADRTRDR
- the mobC gene encoding plasmid mobilization relaxosome protein MobC; this encodes MDRLTLRVSPDLIRRFDAAAALQGGRSRLLRRLMDGAAQAALPAPEDAPVAVRSGKLTLRLGEADLRLLEHEAAAAGLSRTQWSVALIRRRLHDRPQFSRPEALALIEARRELRRIGVNINQIARALNTAVMEGTVLDLELGQLGAFQAEISAWVEALGEAFEGNLAYWTPTA